tggaactttaccgcgctgagcagatgtgacgtgaattgtaaattgtagaattccctcatcttccttagtctcagcatccgtatggcttgcaaattgtagaagcctcggaggtgtaaccagagaaggttcccattgttttcattctggtgggatatgttatatgccattagagtgaaaacttagtcttttgctagcagttgccgctagggcatctatgccatttcgttcgttgcaattcgggactgcacgctggggtttgttttggttggatcagggagagcagcatatgtgcctcctgatgagagactaataagtttcgaaaccggtagaggtgcttgcggcactctctgattggactggaatatggttcggctgtattttcgttttgcaacgaaattgaaaatggttattcatttttcaaataataatatttgagttatcctccctctcaaaaaggtccggaacattgtttaaataatcaaaatgtcaaaaaatgaaagacaattcgatttttttcttcgttttttgattataactttaaaagtattcatttccgtgaaaagttgtactgacataaaagttgagtaattaaatttcctataatatagaattggttaaaatttttaaaaaatagtcaccattgttgcaaaatagcaataattgcgaaaaaaacatacaaaacaagtattcgcattttacgtttttcaaccatttatgctacaaatagaaccttcatatttcacccagaaaaactttatgatacagtaaaacaatactgaaaatttcattaggatcggttcaacagatttttcaaaataaattttgcaatccagctttcgcaaaaaaattcattttttaaaaatgctacaggactgaaaataaagcagatagcaagttgaaattttttttgcctaTATAAGTGTACtataccttttatttgcaatttgcaaaattaaaatcggttaactaccacggcgtcaggaatatttttaaataaacattaattattggtgctacgcgcaggacagcggatagtttgctctgattgggcattccgatgacctttgataatgattgatacattttaatttttattacatttcgatataaataaataaatttgtttattgcaaaatgaaaacacatactctatccttcgAAATAGCACTTTTTatgcaaaaactttctttgttcatatattttaacttagagaataaaagtttattatttttaaacatatgcaattgtttagagaaacaaaatatagagtaagaaaataatatattagataaagattggaagaaattttggtggaaatcaacttgtgtgaatcgaacaccgctgtcctgcgcgtagcaccaaaaattaatgtttatttaaaaaatttcctgacgccgtggtaattaatcgattttaattttgcaaatagcGAATGAAacgtacagtacacttctataagcaaaaaaaattcaacttgatacctgctttattttcagtcctggaacattaaaaaaaatgattttttttgcgaaagctggattgcaaaatttattttgcaaaatccattaaactgatcttaattaaatttacagtgttgttttactatatcataaagtttttctgggtaaaatatgaaggtcctaaatgtagcataaatggttgaaaaaagtaaaatgcgaatacttatttttgtatggttttttttagcaattattgctattttgcaacaagggtaactattttttaaatttttaaccaattttatgttgtaggaaatttaattatgcaactttcatgtcagtacaacttttctcagaaatgaacagttttaaagttataataaaaaaaccaataaaaaaatcgaatttttccttcatattttgacattttgattatttaaacaatgttccggaccattttaagtgggaggataactcaaatattattatatgagttattttcaagcaatttttgcaaaaaaatttgagtcacctctcaacgtccatctcaaaacagatgggccctgaaCTATGAAGGCTTTGAAACGCTTTAAAACAAACTGGGACGTCAGCAGTTTTATCGTCAGTCGTTATTCTAACTCTAAAAAAATACGTTGCATCATGCAATCTTGATGTAGCTTCATCTCTGGCTCTTCTTTGCTTTACGGGCATTAACGTTATTAGGCCTGCCAAGAAAATATATTGTTCATCACGCACCATACGgctaaaattgtttataatgttTGATCGGTTTTGTTGATCTactgttttaaattaaaacacttaAGTCTcttacgctcggtttcataatcagttaaagtggactttaaattttaagttggtacgtttatcaatgcaattcatatggacaaatgtcaactttaaagtgaactttagttaatgttcactttaagtctTTAAGTTGattaaggtttgttccaacataaacttttggacggtccagaaaccgtcacgaaactacttgtaccgtttgttgcatgttcgtaattgtatcgcccagttatcgtcccatgacggtaatttggAAACCGATGTTGGAACGGTTACCTGATTGATAACTGATTTATCTATCAATATGTATATTGTTGTTGGTATATCCAATGATAAAAGCTAAAGACGTATGCCGTAGATATATTATTATGTCACACATGACAAAAGTtcaaaacaaatgacaatcaatgaaaaatcctatttcccgattactgaaatgatcatcacgaaaccgccactaaaagatcacaattcttgttggaacagtgggaaggacgatccgatgacgatcatatttttgttaaaacggattttgtttactgcgcaggagcgttaccgtttcgtaacggttctcggtcgtgttgttCGCATTGACAATCGTCACCTGTTTCATGGATCTGTTGTCTTAACCGCTTTATTACTTCATTTATTCGACTTGTATCATCTCTTTCACTATCCGTCATTTTCGAGCACAATAACACGCACTTTATTTAATGAAGACTAATCGAAAACTAAAACTAAACGTTTTTAGTAAACAAAATGCGGCGTGTACCTACTCTGTACTCCCTCGATGTCCCGACAAACACTGACATTCCACCTTTCTCGGATTTACGATTGAACTAACCATCAATTAAAGCGATTAGTTCGTTATGTAAAAAATACTGCTAATTTGGGAATTTCTTTTACAAAAACGGATTATTTTAATCTTGAAGGTTTTTCTGATGCTTCTTGGGGTGATGATACTGAAGATAGAAAATCCTATACTGGTTTTGTGTTTAAATTGGCTTCTGGACCAATTTCTTGGGAAAGCAGAAAGCAAAGAACTGTTGCTCTTTCATCTTCAGAAGCTGAGTATATCGCAGGATCAGATGCGTGTAAAGAAGCCTTATATTTGAATCGTTTACTTCATGAAATTTGTAAAGATTACAAAAAGAATGTCACTTTATTTGTCGATAATCAGAGTGCGATTAAAATTGCAGAGAATCCAATGTTCCTTGGTCGCACCAAGCATATTGATATCAGGTATCATTTCATTAGAGAAGTGGTAGCTTAAGGTACAGTTGAACTATTGTACAAGCCAACTGATGAAATGGCTGCCGATGTATTAACCAAGGGTTTGCCTAGAGTTAATCACGAAAAATGCATTTACGACATTGGCATGCAGGTCATCAGAGACTaaagaattttttttgttaacttatttgttatataatggTACATGTATTTAATGTGTATGtagttaatttttttgtttaatttattaatgttctCACTTTACAGTTTAAGGGAGAGTGTTGAGAAAAGAAGATGCTACTTATATTTAAACTGTAAGGTTTAGTACTGTCTATGTACACTATGTCATTGTATTTGACAgtagttaattaattattaattattaattaatattaatttgtCATGTAGAAGTTTTTCATTAAAACTTAAAAAGCACCATTTATGATTTTATTCTagataggtattaaaataaattccTAATAAAAACGAAATACTAGAATTAGATACCTGTTGAGCCATAAGATTTCCGAGGCATTCTGGAAGAGAACTTAGCTTATCGTCAGGTGGGGGTGTGACAAAGGGTCCATGTAGAAATTTATGTCTAACTTGAATTCTTAGCAACTGTGCATACTCGTTCTTTAATTTGCAGCATTCGAGATCTTCTTCTGACAATCCTGATAGTTTTCTACACCATTCTACGCATCTTACCCTGTCAAAGGGGTTATCTAACTGATGTGCGTGCGATGCTATATCTCTTATAGCATTTTTAAATTCTTCGGTGTCTTTGGCATCCATTAATTTTGTGTACAACTAACATGAAATAATAACTTAAATTTGATATTTGCCTTTCAATTTGACATTTGATATAAACTTTAAAATATTAGaactaattaaaatatttgttttaagcCTGTCCTGTACAACAGTGGTGCACTATATAATAGAGGTGGAAGATGGAACACAACAAATCACAGGCATTTCTAGTAAGTAACGTCACTCAACGGTACACACTGCATAGCATTGGCGGCTTTTCTTTATGTGCTGCTGAGCTGCAGAACTACCAAACAaccatagcaaatcttaattattaaagaataattaatatagttttatttcaaatctgccatattatcatattaaacatcaactgttaataataattcaccaacaacgatgattaatattattttttttacgtatttactcctctagtgaaaccgtataatttttttacgtatttggtgctccagtgaagcaatctttttacgtatttgctgctccagtgaagccgcgtcgataacaaccgaaacactggcagcggtaaaatgcatttattaggcaaacggcgatcttagccgatgtgcttcggcaatcggctgattaacggcctcggaaatgtgtttgcgagctgcaattcacgacagttattcgtaaccgttgcatctgtgccgtgtttagaaattcttaggttacaattttgtttaatttgttttgttcgaGCGTGTTTAAAACAATGGAGTTTCAATTTAAATTAGgtgtaaataaatttcaaaaacttcACTATCAACAACAGTTGATTATAAAAGAACGTGGCCGTCCTATGCCTGATCTTAATATTGAAGTGTCCGGTAAAAGCCGTGGAAAAACATATACGcgtaaatttaataaagacatgtatctacgaaatcagtggatttgtggatgttccgaaaaaaatgcttttttctgtTTTCCGTGTGCATTATTCGGCGCAGATAAAGAGGAAAAATTGTGGCGCGAGACAGGAGTGCGGGATCTAGTGcatttaagtgaaaaaataaAGAAGCATGAAAACACGCAAACTCATATGAACAATGAAATGCGATTTGCATTATTTGGGAAACTTAATATACAGGCCCAACTTGACTCTGCTTATTggataaatatacaaaaacacaatGAAGAGGTGACGAAAAACAGgtatgttttgtcaaaaataattgACTGTATAAAATTCTGTGGGGCTTTTGAGCTCGCCTTACGAGGACACGATGAATCTGAAACATCAGATAACCCTGGAATTTTTCGTGGTTTAGTGAATTTTTCTGCTGAACTTGATAAAACACTTAGTGAACACCTTACAAATGCGACAATTTTCAAAGGTacctcaaaaacaatacaaaatgatattttggattGCATGCTAGAAGTATACGCTGAGGAGATTTTAAACGAAATCAATGAAGCCCCATTTTTAGCAGTGATAGCTGATGAGACAACGGATGTTTCTATGAAATTTCAAATGGTCATTGTTTTTCGTTATGTAAAAAACGGTGCTCCAGTTGAAAGGTTTTGGACTTTTTTGCTTCCAGAAAAACATGATGCTGAAACCTTAGCTAACACAATTTTGAATGTTTTAGACCCAatattaaagaataacaaaaataagcTCATTGCACAAAGTTATGACGGAGCAGCTGTTATGAGTGGGATACATGGCGGAGTGCAAACAATAATTAAGAGAAAATATGAAACTGCTCATTTTGTGCACTGTTACGCCCATCAATTGAATCTAATAATGTCAAGAGCATGTTCTATTAATTCCCAAGTACGCGTATTTTTTGGAGATTTACATGATATACCTGGATTTTTTAGTCATTCACCTCAAAGAATAGCTGTCTTAAATCAAatagttggaaaaaatattcctcgTTCAATCCCTACACGCTGGAATTTCAATATTCGTACAGTAAATGTCGTTTACGAATATAGAGACTTTATTATTGAGTGTATGGAGCAACTAGAAGAAGAGTCAAATGCTATTACTTCCAAGGAAGCAAGAGGACTTAGACGTATTCTGGAAgatcaaaattttactttctggctgactgtttttcattatattatgccACATGTTGACGTTTTGTACAATAATCTTCAAAAAAAGAACATGGACCCAACCGAAGCACAGAAAGCTATACATGTTTTTGagcaaagtattaacaatgtccgAAATAAAATAGACCCTATCATACATCAAGCTTCAAATTTAAATGCGGCGCCTAGTGTCCAAAAAAGGAAACGCCCAAATAACAGCCAACAGGATCACTGTATTGCCTGTCTAGAAGTTTGTGATGTtattataaacaatgcaaaagaaCGGTTTGCATATACAAATCATCTAGTTGCCGCAACACTTTTATCTTCAGaacatttcgaaaaatataataataagtttcCTGAAAATGAATTGGATTTAACTTGTACAGCTTATAACTTCTTTGATAAAAACCGTTTGCGAACAGAACTGTCAGTTTTGTATTCCAATATCGAGTGTAGAACATTAAAAGGTGCAGTGCctttactaaaatttataatttctaataatttagaggacacattaacagaaaccAAAAAGTTGATACAAATTCTGGTGACTACGCCAATGACCACAGCAGAAGCTGAACGTAGTTTTTCAACTTTAAAACGgatcaaaacatttttaagaaattcaatGCGCGAAGACAGATTAACAGCCCTTTCCACACTCTCGATAGAAAAAAAGTTCATCGCTTCAATACCGAACTTTAACGATAAAGTAATCGAAAAGTTTGCGACAAAAAAGGACCGGCGTATTAATTTCCAATTtagaaaaatgcaataaatgtaagttaatcagatttttatagcatgtcgttattagttactattaattagtattaaagctaattttattgtttttgttttcgtatgttattctatttctattattttatattggccgtggttcatgcagcacaccctatagcagatgtcacgagccgccactgctgcatagggcttttcatcgattgtcatttgtttcgagcttctgtcatgtgtcacataatattaatatatctacgtcatacgtctttggtttgtagcattggcaa
This genomic window from Diabrotica virgifera virgifera chromosome 1, PGI_DIABVI_V3a contains:
- the LOC114337223 gene encoding uncharacterized protein LOC114337223 isoform X3; translated protein: MDAKDTEEFKNAIRDIASHAHQLDNPFDRVRCVEWCRKLSGLSEEDLECCKLKNEYAQLLRIQVRHKFLHGPFVTPPPDDKLSSLPECLGNLMAQQIPYLPRVGPISPIIHHRSPDGRAYISTKQIPGGGVFCYMAVSPDGLKCTLK